The genomic interval caaaacacagggccctacccactgggcacagacgtcatttcAAAGTCCAGTTTTGATTTACATGAGTTGCTAACTAATGAGACTTCAACGTGAAATCATCAACAAAAGAAaaattcaccatgtcattggatttaggttacaAGTTGGGTGAAACAAAGACAATGTCCTTTAGTCAATGatttttttattcaaatcaaTTCGGTTTTCCACATTAATTCAACGTCATAAcatagattttttgttgttgaaatgacgtggaaacaatggcGATTCAACTAGTTTTTGCCCAGTTAGTAGTTATAGTTTATTAATGATAGCGGACCTATTTTCACTTACCCTCCTCCACCAAATGCCAGGTAGTCTGGACTTCCCTTCACAAAGAAGGAGTTACTAAACTTCCATTCATAAACCTGTAAAATAAACAATGATCATAGCTTGTTGTCAGTTGTTGTTTGGAAACAGCAACACTCATTAtgcagtaatacagtattggtAATTTAGGTtagattgaatccagccctaaaCAAGTGATTCTGAGACTCGACATGGGGATATCTCACCTGGAGttgtggagagaaggagaagaggaatgTGTGTCCTGTTCCATAGTATGACAGACTGATTCGAAGAGTAGTAGGACAAAATGCACCAAACACCTAGGACAAAGAAAAAGAGTTTACAGAGCAAGGGATAAAAATCCCAGACAGCCTTATGGCATAGGTGGGAAAACTTGGTTTAGGCAAGTAAAAGGCCTCAGCTTCTCCTCACCTGTCCACAGTTGTCTCTGATGACAGTGAGGGTACTGGTGCTGCAGTCCATGCCCCCCATGCTCTTGTACAGAGTGCCCAGGCTGGTGCCGTGTCTCTGGGTGCTGTAAACCAGAGACCAGGGGCACTGCTCTAGCCGGGCAGGAAGATGCTCATTTAGCTGGAAACCACAGGGAATTACACTGTGACATTACTATTTGTATCACTGATATTCATGTGGCAATTTATCATGACTTGTATAGGGAGCATATTTAGCACAGCAATAATTTACCACTGTACATGTGATGCATTGATTTAACGGAGAATGGTGCAACTGCAGCCTGCATTTCGGGGCGTTCTGCTGTTTCAATATGCTTGGTTTTCTAATCATGACAGATATATACATtaaagatatatagatatatacattaaaacaaaaatatacacacaacatgtaaagtgtcggtcccatgtttcaagagctgaaatTATAGATCCCAgaacgcacaaaaagcttatttatctcgaattttgtgcacaaatttgcttacatccctgttagtgagcatttctcctttgccaatataattcatccacctgacaggtgtggcatatctagtagctgattaaaccgcatgatcattacacaggcgcACCTTGTGCTGGGCATAATAAAAGCCCATTAAAAtgcgcagttttgtcacaacacacaatgtcacagatgtctcaaattgagggagatgcaattggcatgctgactactggaatgtccaccagagcagttgtCAGaaaatttaatgttaatttctctaccataagccacctccaacgtggctttagagaatttggcagtacatccaaccagcctcacgtGTATGGCGTGGTGTGGGTGAGCAGTACCTgatatcaacgttgtgaacagagtgacccatggtggtgatggggttatgttatgggcaggcataagctacggacaacgaacacaattgcattttatcaatggcaatttgaatgcacagagatactgtgacaaggtatctgtgaccagttatgtgaaatccatagattagggcctaatgaatttttaaattgacagattttcttatatgaactgtaactcagtaaaatctttgaaattgttgcatgttgcatttacatttttgttcagtatagttaggcAAACTTTACTGAGCATGTTGTCAACCAGCTACAGTACATGAAGTAGGTAAGTGAACAAGTGGTTTCTGTTTCCTGTGTAACATCAATATTGCTACAcctgcatgtgggcattcctgAATTTCTATTagtgcaggaaccaatgggatgctcagaatgcccacatgcaggaagGCCTCGAATTGTGGGCCACAATCACACGCTATTGATTTAATGTGATATAACCTGACCAATCTATGCGAAAAAAAGGCTGCACCAGGGTAATTATTGACAAGCCAGTCAGCCAATCGTTGCTCCCGTATTTTTGCCAATTCATTTCACCACCTCGCTGGTGTGTGGTGCCCATCCCTGAGTGTCAGGGCCCTCTTTATCAACCTTGTTTACATTTTTCACTAATTCTGGTTTGGTGGAGATTCTAGGATTTGTGTGCGGGTAAACAAATTATTGGAAAAATCTGTCACATGCAACATGACCCAAACACATGACTGTTTCTATCTCCTGCCTTGGTATAATAGGCTATGAGATTAAATAGGCTATGTAGCGCTACTATTTCACAACAACACTGTAGCCTACACATGATGTTAAATATTTTACCCTCTAAAAGTCTAAGCCGTTGAGAGGGGGCACAAAACTATCTTCTTACTTCCATTAGTTTGTATGgattaccttcagatgagtcccatgACAATTGTGGGGGTCGTTGAGCAAAATGGAAAACACCATCgtggggtcataatagtttgtaggccaaaccgttcggacactacagaggtttttgtgagaagaccgatttctgggatgtctcatggtctgacaaacaaccGAGATAAAGACCGTTTCAGGTTGTTGGATAGTCTACGGATAGTTGCCTGAAGTTTTTTTAAAGTCCACAAAcagcagttagggaccgtcaacatagtgacaaatcaaaatgtaaaaatttcaatagctctttaaccATTACTCCTAAAACTTCCAAGACTTATTGTAGCTAACCCGATAgcatagacacacattgcacacatttttgttttgtcgATTTACATCTCGCACTattttaaaatgatttatttacattttttcatttcaatagctctttggtcagctgacctactgacttcaaacaaggttcagaatgtacgTTCAGTGGCCCTACACagtgcacaccctttagtttgtccattttcatcatGCAATTTTACATGAATATTCAATGTTTTTCAATCTTtataatttcaatagctccttggtcatgtgacctaccgacctcaaggttcagaatgtccactaccctcctatattgcacaccctttagtttgtccattttcatctcacacgttTTTACATTCAATTTGTAAACTttctaatttcaatagctccttggtcatgtgacctactgacttcaaacaatGTTCAGAATGTTTAGTGGATTATAGTTATTCCATTGTACTGGATCAAATACATGTTAGCATTTTACATACATTCCTAAGTGTTATAATTTTTTATGACATACTGTGAAATACTCTTGGCTGCTGACTCTGTCACTTTCAGACATGCGCAGAGCAGACTGAAAAGGGAAGGGTAGCTCTTGACTTGAACCACAGGGGTTCTCTGCAAAGAGAGAGTAATCCAAAAGGCACAGGCACATCCCTTGACCTGTATGCATTCTCTCCTGATTGGTCTCCGTGCTGCTTAGTCACTGGGCACTCCATTGCTGACCCCATCATAAAGTTTTTACAAAGTCTGACTAAAGTGCCAGAGGTATGAGGACAGAAATCCTCCTTTGTATTTGTGGAAACAAATATGTCCTAACACTTTGGATCCTATTCTTGGACAGTTAGAAGACACAATGTgtcaaggcaaaaaaaaaaaaaaaactaattacTGTACATGAGTAACCTCAACCCTATGGGTCTGTGGGTGTTTGGGCCAATAAAGTGCCAACTCAATTCTACCACTGACTAGCCCATATGAATGGGGACAGGGGGCAATAGTTTTTAATCTAAACCAGCCCTTCTTTACTGTACACTAACCCCTAAGTGGGGCTCTTTCTTGACACAAAGTAGCAGTTTACCAGATAAGAACTCAAGATGATCAAAAAGTGTTGTAAGGGTGTATTACATTCTGTGCTGTGGTAAAATCATAGCTGAAAAATGcctctgtgtgtatactgtatgtgggaaTGTCTTATGTCCGTCCTACATGTAGTGTTGGTACATGGAATATTCCTCAACTGCATATATCATAAATTGCTATTGCAAATAGAAGCATTATGTTCAACAACTGACATTTCCAGATGTTATTTTGACAAACACACTTTAACACACTTTGGTGCTTACAATTCATTCTTTATTGTCATAGACTTGGTGGGCACTGTCATCTGTGGTCTTTGTGATATGACTTTCTTTAAGCACGTACTGATGAAACTGTCacttaatatttttttcttaaagtCTACAAATGCTCTACATTTATTCACTCTGGGATAGGGTTTGATCCTATATGCTACTTTTATTATTGTCCTGTAAGTGGTTCAGGGCCTATAATATAGGCTGTGTGTAGAATGGGGCATAAAGGAAATTACCTCTACTAGATTAAAGTGATAAAGAAATCACCATACAGTTTGTGTATCCATTTGTGTATCCATTTGCCTATAACTAATCAGAATTCCATTATGTTTACATAAAAAAGAAAATACTTCAAAATGAGAAGATCCTGCCATGGAAAAGACGACTGGGTGGACATAAAGTGGAAAGAAGGGGAAATAACTCACACCATGCAGCAGGACACCTTCAGCTGTGGGGTCTTTATAATTCAAGATTGATAGgtatattttcaataaattaatGGTTAGCTGTTTTGTGACAATTAGGTCAGAAACCATTTTATTTTTTGGTGTAGATGGCCAAGGAAGTTGCACAGAACACCCCCCCCATTTTTTGGTATAGAACCTTCACAAAAACACATGGAGCAACGGCGAAAATAAACGGCTGAGGATATACTAAAAATGTCTGGTATGTAATgacattttgacatttttttaatatatatatattttttaccccttttctccccaattggtaggtGTTACAGTCttttctcatcgctgcaactcccataccgACTCGGGAGGGGCAAatgtcaagagccatgcgtcctctgaaacacaatccaaccaagccgcactgcttcttgacacaactcCCATCCAACCCGGAGGCCAGCCGCacaaatgtgttggaggaaacagagtacacctggtcagcgtgcactgcccccggcccaccacaggagtcactagagagacaaggatatccctgcataacgacgctgggccaattgcgcgccaCCCCATGGGCCTCTCGGTCGCAGCCAGCTGCAATAGAGCCTGGACTCAAatccagaatctctggtggcacagctagcactgcgatgcagtgccttagaccactgcgccacccaggaggcccatgGTATGTAATGACATTTAATTCAAagtaaatgtacattttttttgttgttgttgtgtgggaCACCTATGATTTCAGAGTTCAACAAAGCTAACAACTGCTTCATGTGTGCCACTGATAAAGAACCTGGATGTGGCCCAAAGACCGATTGGGTAgtaactttattttttttaaatgttgttttttgtaattttttaaaattttaccgccttttctccccaatttcgtggtatccaattgttagtagttactatcttttctcatcactacaactcccgtacaggcttgggagagacaaaggtcaaaagccatgtgtcctccaaaacacaacccaaccaagccacactgcttctttaacacagcgcacatccaaaccggaagccagccgcatcaatgtgtcggaggaaacaccgtgcacctggcgacctggttagcgtgcactgcacccggccagccacaggagtcgctggtgtgcgatgagacaaggatatccctaccggccaaaccctccctaacccggacaacgctaggccaattgtgcgtcgccccatggacctcccggtcgcggccggctgcgctaacccagagtctctggtggcacagctagcaactgcaatgcagtgccctagatcactgcgccacccaggaggccctagTAACTTTATTTAACATGTTTATAAACTTTTGCCAACAGTGACAGCATATAAGACAAGTTATGATATAACACAATGGATGGCTAATTCGTCATACTGCATTGATATTAGATATTACTTATAACGTGTTACGCTTCGTTTTGTTTTAGATTTAATGTTTTGCATGCCAACGGTGGTTCCATGTGCTGTGCCTAGGAATGAAGACAAAAGAGTTCAACAGAGTGAAGAACACAAACTGGAAGTGTTGTCTGTGCTGTTgaaaatgtatgctataccccatccacactgaagaggctctgaaatgtacatcaaccagTGATAAAGAGAAAGTTAACACTGAAATGTTTTGTACTTATTTGAAGTAAAGTGTCTGTTGACATGTTGGAAAAGATTAAAGGTCTACAATATCTGTTTAATTAGTCAATATTCAATTTTTATTCCTTGATTTTCTGGCAACCATTACCGTGGTTcattgttcagtatatgtattgaccagcaaacccactgcagcctaccttactagctcactctccatccctgctttgGACAATTAATAACATGACTCTCGTACTTTGCCCTTTTCCTTTATGGTTGATATTAATGATGAAAGGAGATATTATCTGCCTCCTATGTATACCACTGTTAAATACTGtgacaaaataaaaaaactgGGAAAATAAGTACTGAGAACTACCAATTATTATAGATAAATATTAAAGAAAAGGGTAAACACAACACTGGACTGAACCCCCTAATTGTCAAACTAATATTAATGTACAACAATATAGAAGATATATGACTAGAGGTTATGCAATATGGGTGTATATCCACTGCGCACTTCTTAGGTGTGTAATTGACATGACCATGGAGCTATCGAAATTTAAAACTATGAAAATGTACGTTACACTGAGTGATTTTACAGTACTCAAACAAGAGTGTGCAATATAtaagggtagtcagtggacattttTAACCTTGTTTGAgtcaagtaggtcacatgaccaaggaggtATTGAAATTTGAATGTAAAAAAAGTTTGTACTTTGTTTACACTCCCTAACTAATTAAACTAGGAATACAAAATGCTGCTCAaatttccacatgtttattagctTTGGAAAGCGAATTAATGTCCGAATCGTGAAATGCAATGTTGTGCgcaatttttccaacatcatgacacttatttggagtctgtggctcaagtggtttgaaagctaTTGAGGTTTGAATGTGCGAATATTCATTGAATATCCAACTTCaaactgtctttacctcggtTGACAAACACCCCGTAGCTTggccaccttccactgcagatgtAGAAGGCCGAGACGCAGCCAATGCAAATgtcttatttatttttatgttacttagattgacgcacagATTTTAAATAGACTACAGGACTATTTATTTTCGAGCATGATTGGCTATTGAAAGAGTGATGGATAAATGGTATTTGTTGTGTAGCAGGAACAAACCAGTCATGTCAGAAAAGGAGACACATGCTCTGCAAATATGATTATGATTTAGGCCTAtataataaaagtaaaataaatatattaggcaATACGCCTGAAATGCAATCTTCTCACCAATGGCAAATTGATCTGTTTTATCATTAGGCCTACGTTTGAATGTTTATTACCCTACCATGATTATAATTCCTGTTCATTAAACACCACAATTTCCCCCAAAATAACAATATTTGCTTGCAATACAGTTGATCAACCACTAGAAGTTGTGCTTACGTATAGTCTGAGATTTGCGTGGAGATACACACTTTACTgtcaaattcaaaatggatgaataCCAACCTTTGCGGGAGAATTGGCACACTCAAGGTTTAGAGTCTTTTTTGTGCGCATGCATCTTTGATAAATAATCCCCCTGGTTTACGGGAGTTTGGTGGTAATGCGTCATTAATAATAACATTGGTTCCAACCTCCATATAATAAAACGttttatttaagctttattttgacagggaagtcatcctagctggaggggtgctctcatcttatctaccaacatagacagggctctaactcctctagctccacaatgaaatagggtgcaggccaggcagcaggctgttagccagcctgccagcatagtggagtctgccactagcacagtcagtgtagtcagctcagctatcaccattgagaccgtgtctgtgcctcgacctaggttggccaaaactaaacatggcggtgttcgccttagcaatctcactaggataaagtccacctccattcctgtcattattgaaagagatcatgatacctcacatctcaaaatagggctacttaatgttagatcccttacttcaaaggcaattatagtcaatgaactaatcaccgaccataatcttgatgtgattggcctgactgaaacatggcttaagcctgatgaatttactgtgttaaatgaggcctcacctcctggctacactagtgaacatatcccccgtgcatcccacaaaggcggaggtgttgctaacatttacgatagcaaatttcaatttacaaaaaaacaaaaaatgatgttttcgtcttttgagcttctagtcatgaaatttatgcagcctactcaatcactttttatagctactgtttacaggcctcctgggccatatacagcgttcctcactgagttccctgaattcctatcggaccttgtagtcatagcagataatattctaatctttggtgcctttaatattcacatggaagtccacagacccactccaaaaggctttcggagccatcatcgactcagtgggttttgtccaacatgtctctggacccactcactgtcacagtcatacgctggacctagttttgtcccatggaataaatgttgttgatctgaatgtttttcctcataatcctggactatcggaccactattttattacgtttgcaattgcaacaaataatctgctcagaccccaaacaaggaacatcaaaagttgtgctataaattcacagacaacacaaagattccttgatgtccttccagattccctctgtctacccaaggacgccagaggacaaaaatcagttaaccacctaactgaggaactcaatttaaccttgagcaataccctagatgcagttgcacccctaaaaactaaaaacatttctcataagaaactagctccctggtacacagaaaatacccgagctctgaagcaagcttccagaaaaatggaacggaaatggcgccacaccaaactggaagtcttccgactagcttggaaagacagtaccgtgcagtaccgtagagcccttactgctgctcgatcatcctatttttctaacttaattgaggaaaataagaacaatccgaaattcctttttgatactgtcgcaaagctaactaaaaagcagcattccccaagagaggatgactttcactttagcagtgataaattcatgaacttctttgaggaaaagattatgattattagaaagcaaattacggactcctctttaaatcttcATAtaccttcaaagctcagttgtcctgagtctgcacaactctcccaggacctaggatcaagagagacgctcaagtgttttagtactatatctcttgacacaatgatgaaaataatcatggcctcttaaccttcaagctgcatactggaccctattccaactaaactactgaaagagctgcttcctgtgcttggccctcctatgttgaacataataaacggctctctatccaccggatgtgtaccaaactcactaaaagtggcagtaataaagcctctcttgaaaaagccaaaccttgacccagaaaatataaaaaactatcggcctatatcgaatcttccattcctctcaaaaattttagaaaaggctgttgcgcagcaacttactgccttcctgaagacaaacaatgtatacgaaatgcttcagtctggttttagaccccatcatagcactgagacgacacttgtgaaggtggtaaatgacattttaatggcatcggaccgaggctctgcatctgtcctcgtgctcctagaccttagtgctgcttttgataccatcgatcaccacattcttttggagagattggaaacccaaattggtctacacggacaagttctggcctggtttagatcttatctgtcggaaagatatcagtttgtctctgtgaatggtttgtcctctgacaaatcaactgtaaatgtcggtgttcctcaaggttccgttttgggaccactattgttttcactatatattttacctcttggggatgttattcgaaaacataatgttaactttcactgctatgcggatgacacacagttctacatttcaatgaaacatggtgaagccccaaaattgcccttgctagaagcatgtgtttcagacataaggaagtggatggctgcaaactttctacttttaaactcggacaaaacagagatgcttgttctaggtcccaagaaacaaagagatcttctgttgaatctgacaattaatcttaatggttgtacagtcgtctcaaataaaactgtgaaggacctcggcgttactctggaccctgatctctcttttgaataacatatcaagaccatttcaaggacagcttttttccatctacgtaacattgcaaaaatctgaaactttctgtccaaaaatgatgcagaaaaattaatccatgcttttgtcacttctaggttagactactgcaatgctctactttccggctacccggataaagcactaaataaacttcagttggtgctaaatacggctgctagaatcctgactagaaccaaaaaatttgatcatattactccagtgctagcctctctacactggcttcctgtcaaagcaagggctgatttcaaggttttactgctaacctacaaagcattacatgggcttgcgcctacctatctctctgatttggtcctgccgtacatacctacacgtacgctacggtcacaagacgcaggcctcctaattgtccctagaatttctaagcaaacagctggaggcagggctttctcctatagagctccatttttatggaacggtctgcctacccatgtcagagacgcaaactcggtctcaacctttaagtctttactgaagactcatcttcaGGGTCATATGATtgggtgtagtctggcccaggagtgggaaggtgaacggaaaggctctggagcaacgaaccgcccttgatgtctctgcctggtcggttcccctctttccactgggattctctgcctctaaccctattacaggggctgagtcactggcttactggggctctctcatgccgtccctggaaggggtgcgtcacctgagtgggttgattcactgatgtggtcatcctgtctgggttggcgccccccttgggttgtgctgtggcggagatctttgtgggctatactcagccttgtctcaggatggtaagttgatggttgaagatatccctctagtggtgtgggggctatgctttggcaaagtggttggggttatatccttcctgtttggccctgtccgggggtgtcctcggatggggccacagtgtctcctgacccctcctgtctcagcctccagtatttatgctgcagtagtttatgtgtcggggggctagggttagtttgttatatctggagtacctctcctgtcctattcggtgtcctgtgtgaatctaagtgtgcgttctctaattctctctttctctctctctctcggaggacctgagccctaggaccatgccccaggactacctgacatgatgactccttgctgtccccagtccacctgaccgtgctgctgctccagtttcaactgttctgccttattattatacgaccatgctggtcatttatgaacatttgaacatcttggccatgctctgttataatctccacccggcacagccagaagaggactggccaccccacataacctggttcctctctaggtttcttcctaggttttggcctttctagggagtttttcctagccaccgtgcttctacacctgcattgcttgctgtttggggttttaggctgggtttctgtacagcactttgagatatcagctgatgtacaaagggctatataaatacatttgatttgatttgatttgatactgagACTAGgatctcttttacagatgagtcctgcataaatacatcaaacacatacaATATACAAAATtacaaaacaaagaaaaataaaCATCAATATAGAGGTCTCCAATCATGACTCTGAACTGACCAAGGGGGACCAGAACATCTCATTTCAGAGGGCTCTGGAAGTTGCTCCACATAAAGGGCACAAAAAAACTAAAATCTGcttcttttttatttaactaggcaagtcagttaagaacaaattattatttacaatgatggcctactgcgGAACAatgtgttaactgcctgttcaggggcagaatgacagatttttaccttgacagctcggggattcaatccagcaaccttttggttattggccaaacgctctaaccactagcctctaaccacaaggcctacctgccactaggctacctctaacTCTGTGGAGACCGAAGTGACCTCCAGTGATATCCAAGCCTGAGACCAAGTTAGGTCATTTCTAAGTCTAAATTAAATGAATGATGATAGATACATTGGAAGTTTCTGCATGAGTGCTTTGTAGATAAACACAAGTAAATGTTGTCCTCTcctttactattttttacattgtagaataatagtgaagacatcaaaactatgaaataacacatattgtatgttgtaaccaaaaaaaagtattgtatatttgagattcttcaaagtagccaccctttaccttgatgacagctttgcacactcttggcattctctcaaacagcttcatgaggtagttacctggaaagcatttcaattaacaggcctgccttgttaaaagtgaatttgtggaatttctttccttcttaatgcatttgagccagtcagttgtgtttttacaaggtaggggtggtatacagaagatagccctatttagtaaaagaccaagtccatattatggcaagaacagctcaaataagcagagaaacgacagtccatcattactttaagacatgaaggtcaatcaatatgtaacatttcaagaactttgaaagtttcttaaagtgcagtcgcaaaa from Oncorhynchus tshawytscha isolate Ot180627B linkage group LG22, Otsh_v2.0, whole genome shotgun sequence carries:
- the LOC112222167 gene encoding TLD domain-containing protein 2 isoform X2 — protein: MFIQGDIFIGESLKNMDILKALRYNLLLNEHLPARLEQCPWSLVYSTQRHGTSLGTLYKSMGGMDCSTSTLTVIRDNCGQVFGAFCPTTLRISLSYYGTGHTFLFSFSPQLQVYEWKFSNSFFVKGSPDYLAFGGGGGLFGLWLDDGLIRGQSQRCDTFDNDVLSSSDDFLINDLEVWAIS